One part of the Microtus ochrogaster isolate Prairie Vole_2 chromosome 16, MicOch1.0, whole genome shotgun sequence genome encodes these proteins:
- the LOC113456854 gene encoding amyloid beta A4 precursor protein-binding family B member 1-interacting protein-like: MVSKASAISPVPAAEEEKQGLGNHYPAVPKENHGPKSSLPPPPPLRRSSDTCGSPALPPKSKGPSNSSFPAPPEDFLPPPPPPPEEDSDSELPPPPPGFLEEPPDFIPPPPPAAAVEGSALPPPPPPPPCVPQETTKSSPMPPKKPPMPPKRQENQGLPGASGSGEQDFMSDLMKALQKKRGNMP; encoded by the exons ATGGTGTCAAAAGCATCAGCTATCAGTCCTGTACCTGCAGCAGAG GAGGAGAAGCAAGGCTTGGGTAACCACTACCCAGCCGTGCCCAAGGAGAACCATGGCCCAAAGTCCAGCCTGCCACCACCCCCTCCACTAAGACGATCTTCGGACACCTGTGGCAGCCCCGCCTTACCACCCAAGTCCAAGGGCCCCAGCAACTCCTCTTTCCCCGCCCCGCCCGAGGACTTCCTGCCGCCCCCGCCGCCTCCGCCCGAGGAAGACAGCGACAGCGAGTTACCCCCACCACCACCGGGCTTCCTGGAGGAGCCACCGGACTTCATTCCACCGCCCCCACCGGCTGCGGCTGTTGAAGGCTCTGCattgccaccaccgccaccacccccGCCCTGTGTCCCCCAGGAGACGACCAAGTCATCTCCAATGCCCCCCAAAAAGCCCCCAATGCCCCccaagaggcaggagaaccaaggACTCCCCGGTGCATCAGGGAGCGGCGAGCAAGATTTCATGTCGGACCTCATGAAAGCTTTGCAAAAGAAAAGAGGCAACATGCCCTAG